One Fusarium falciforme chromosome 1, complete sequence genomic window carries:
- a CDS encoding Protein phosphatase methylesterase 1 — MTMLMPILVQVVSACHSSDTTRPWARPYFPWQYFKIEHCAPVIAPANKSGWLTAPALWPNHHHQCGWLHKQEIGKKTERAGGLDEKRLLDGSKAERGRKHRAQASVKTSPPFFVGGGHASRLHPASQLSSVQLSPWSIMSDLQRAWAKSKYGMSNDIFNELDEEQETDQVPELPEPVDDDSSSASSASSVSSTGTVIPSPNQKLFARPQGVARGRTLEQIPWTTYFERELSLRSEQDPEVVYHAYLTSPVDKGPLFVMHHGGGSSGLSFAVVASEIKKRLPAAGILALDCRGHGSTVVPGDAALDLRLETLSTDLFNVIQLTKSEMKWPGMPPIVLVGHSLGGAVVTDLAKTGRLGTSVLGYVVLDVVEGSAIDALQSMHTYLSTRPSGFATLQAGIDWHVRSRTIRNSISARTSVPALLVFDENQDPTRPWRWRTNLGATQPFWEGWFVGLSKKFLEARGGKLLLLAGTDRLDTELTIGQMQGKYALQVFPEAGHFIHEDLPEKTAVSLVDFYRRNDRSTLVLPPKVSELLKQGKRV; from the exons ATGACTATGTTGATGCCAATCCTCGTCCAAGTTGTCAGCGCCTGTCACTCCAGCGATACCACCAGGCCCTGGGCCAGACCGTACTTTCCATGGCAGTACTTCAAAAT CGAGCACTGTGCCCCAGTAATTGCGCCTGCAAACAAGTCGGGTTGGCTGACAGCCCCGGCACTGTGGCccaaccatcatcatcagtgCGGCTGGCTTCACAAACAAGAAATCGGAAAGAAGACAGAGAGAGCGGGAGGACTGGATGAGAAGCGGCTCCTCGACGGATCCAAAGCAGAAAGAGGCAGGAAACATCGAGCGCAAGCATCGGTCAAAACATCTCCGCCATTCTTCGTTGGTGGAGGGCACGCCTCTCGTCTGCACCCCGcctctcagctcagctcagttCAGCTCAGCCCATGGTCCATCATGAGCGACCTACAGCGAGCCTGGGCAAAGTCCAAGTATGGCATGTCCAACGACATCTTCAACGAGCTGGACGAGGAACAGGAGACTGATCAGGTCCCTGAACTTCCGGAGCCTGTGGACGACGACTCCTCGTCTGCATCCTCGGCATCGTCCGTCTCCTCCACCGGCACCGTCATCCCATCGCCGAACCAGAAGCTATTTGCTCGACCTCAAGG AGTCGCCCGTGGTAGGACCCTCGAGCAGATCCCTTGGACCACCTACTTTGAGCGAGAGTTGTCCCTGAGGTCGGAGCAGGACCCTGAGGTGGTCTATCATGCCTACCTGACATCTCCAGTGGACAAGGGGCCACTGTTTGTAATGCATCATGGAGGAGGATCCTCTGGGCTATCGTTTGCCGTGGTGGCTTCTGAGATTAAAAAACGCCTGCCCGCGGCTGGCATTCTTGCCCTCGACTGCAGAGGTCACGGGTCGACGGTTGTACCGGGAGACGCGGCACTGGATCTGAGGCTGGAGACACTATCGACAGATCTCTTCAACGTCATCCAGCTGACCAAGTCTGAGATGAAGTGGCCAGGGATGCCCCCGATCGTGCTCGTGGGACACTCCCTTGGTGGAGCCGTCGTGACTGACCTGGCTAAGACGGGCCGGTTGGGAACATCGGTCTTGGGGTATGTCGTGCTGGATGTGGTGGAGGGCTCAGCCATCGATGCCCTGCAGAGCATGCATACGTACCTATCTACGAGACCCTCGGGATTTGCGACGCTGCAGGCAGGTATTGACTGGCATGTCCGATCGCGAACGATCCGCAACTCGATCTCTGCCCGGACGTCTGTCCCTGCACTGCTGGTCTTTGATGAGAACCAAGACCCGACGCgtccttggagatggcggacCAACCTGGGCGCAACGCAGCCATTCTGGGAAGGCTGGTTTGTCGGCTTGAGCAAGAAATTCCTAGAGGCCAGAGGAGGAAAACTGCTCCTGCTGGCTGGGACTGATCGACTTGACACTGAGTTGACCATCGGCCAGATGCAAG GGAAATACGCCTTGCAAGTCTTTCCGGAAGCGGGCCACTTCATTCATGAAGATTTGCCAGAGAAGACGGCTGTGTCGCTGGTGGACTTTTACCGCCGGAACGACCGAAGCACTCTGGTATTGCCCCCCAAGGTGTCGGAGCTGCTCAAGCAAGGGAAGAGAGTATGA
- a CDS encoding CFEM domain-containing protein: MISGVGLIINRRPGAGGPSDDPEGPNADVLNNLVLKHTKAQALSSVFCCRYSILFFNKDIIICTVRNLFIMKSTLFIAALFAGLASAQQDKLPTCAQPCVDKYTTGKGIAGCGQFDFKCICSNESFLDGIACCLEDECDDKGKAAAVDYAKKICSTSGVEVPDEVVCKDSAKESANTSASAASASGSNTAASDTASGTASGTAAATTETGTSTETSGSGAAETSSADSGNGASRGTAAGVLGAVMMALAL; this comes from the exons ATGATTTCCGGGGTTGGCCTTATAATTAACCGTCGCCCTGGAGCTGGGGGACCTTCCGACGACCCCGAAGGACCGAACGCTGATGTTCTCAACAACCTTGTTTTGAAGCATACAAAAGCCCAAGCTCTCTCGTCCGTCTTTTGCTGTCGCTATTCAATTCTGTTCTTCAACAaagacatcatcatctgcaCGGTTCGCAATCTGTTCATCATGAAGTCTACACTCTTCATCGCTGCCCTCTTCGCGGGTCTCGCGTCTGCTCAGCAGGATAAGCTCCCTACATGCGCT CAACCCTGTGTCGACAAGTACACCACGGGCAAGGGCATCGCCGGATGTGGCCAGTTCGACTTCAAGTGCATCTGCAGCAACGAGAGCTTCCTCGACGGCATCGCGTGCTGCCTCGAGGACGAGTGCGacgacaagggcaaggcgGCTGCGGTCGATTACGCGAAGAAGATTTGCTCCACCTCGGGCGTCGAGGTCCCCGACGAGGTGGTCTGCAAGGACTCGGCCAAGGAGAGTGCGAATACGAGCGCGAGCGCCGCAAGTGCCAGTGGTAGCAACACCGCCGCCAGCGACACCGCCAGCGGTACTGCGAGCGGTACTGCTGCGGCTACAACCGAGACCGGCACCTCGACAGAGACCAGCGGTAGCGGTGCCGCCGAGACCAGCTCCGCTGATAGCGGCAACGGTGCTTCGCGCGGAACAGCGGCTGGAGTGCTGGGTGCCGTCATGATGGCTCTTGCTCTGTGA
- a CDS encoding Fe2OG dioxygenase domain-containing protein — translation MKRKADSRADASAAISKKSKPSLSAEVAKERFRAGLFDKDVLNSYTEQYAKSAPYKHAVINGLVNDELLRSVRAEIKANVEFTPKETDIYKIHQSGDLANLDGLDDESLSKLPSLLKLRDAIYSESFRDYVSHITACGPLSGRKTDMAINIYTPGCYLLCHDDVIGSRRVSYILYLVDPDNTWKPEWGGALRLFPIQELTDKDGEVAKTPLPDVTKVIPPAWNQLSFFAVQPGESFHDVEEVYHAATKEQLEKDGGRVRMAISGWFHIPQLGEEGYIEGEEERNAKNSGLMQLQGNPAQYDMPQPQVIKVDSSQSGQEGFDEADLEFLLKYLSPTYLVPDTLDQISSHFNEVFEITLTDILCKKFAERLRAYVEAEEKKPTPEDTPTIEKTSSWRVAKPPHKYRYLYQQPSGPDQLRTSQEESPITELLDIFLPSRQFRQWLQMATNTTIESADLLARRFRRGLDYTLATGHEGKARVEINLGFTPTPGWGDDEEEEGEKEEAEKNRKEAKTNGKGKGKAVEKDEPAPKEADEVGGQEIFMSGDDDADEDAAVYKTSSDDDNILFFQAAAWNKMTIVLRDSGALKFIKYVSKSAKGDRWDISGAFEIEEQDDSDEEEADAGEGPAPDESEEEFQGFSPDAAQSDSD, via the exons atgaagagaaagGCAGACTCCCGCGCCGATGCCTCGGCCGCCATCAGCAAGAAGTCCAAGCCTT CTCTCAGCGCAGAGGTGGCCAAGGAGCGCTTCCGTGCCGGGCTCTTTGACAAGGACGTGCTCAACTCGTACACAGAGCAGTACGCCAAGTCTGCTCCCTACAAGCATGCCGTCATCAACGGCCTCGTCAACGACGAGCTCCTCCGGTCGGTGCGcgccgagatcaaggccaacGTCGAGTTCACCCCCAAGGAGACCGACATCTACAAGATCCACCAGTCGGGCGACCTGGCCAAcctcgacggcctcgacgacgagtCCCTGTCCAAGCTCCCCTCGCTGCTCAAGCTCCGCGACGCCATCTACTCCGAGTCCTTCCGCGACTACGTCTCCCACATCACCGCCTGCGGTCCCCTGAGCGGCCGCAAGACCGACATGGCCATCAACATCTACACCCCCGGCTGCTACCTGCTCTGCCACGACGACGTCATCGGCAGCCGCCGCGTGAGCTACATCCTCTACCTCGTAGACCCCGATAACACTTGGAAGCCCGAGTGGGGAGGTGCCCTCCGCCTCTTCCCCATCCAGGAGCTCACGGACAAGGACGGTGAGGTCGCCAAGACTCCTCTGCCTGATGTCACCAAGGTCATTCCCCCGGCATGGAACCAACTGAGCTTCTTCGCTGTTCAGCCTGGTGAGAGCTTCCACGACGTCGAGGAGGTCTACCACGCTGCCACCAAggagcagctcgagaaggaCGGCGGCCGTGTCCGCATGGCCATCAGCGGCTGGTTCCACATCCCCCagctcggcgaggagggctacatcgagggcgaggaggagaggaacgCAAAGAATAGCGGCCTCATGCAGCTCCAGGGCAACCCGGCCCAGTACGACATGCCTCAGCCCCAGGTTATCAAGGTCGACAGCTCACAGTCGGGCCAGGAGGGCTTCGATGAGGCTGATCTTGAGTTCCTGCTCAAGTATCTCTCGCCCACGTACCTGGTGCCTGACACCCTTGACCAGATCTCGTCGCACTTTAACGAGGTGTTTGAGATCACCCTGACCGACATTCTCTGCAAGAAGTTTGCTGAGCGTCTCAGAGCCTATGTCGaagctgaggagaagaagcctaCACCCGAGGATACCCCCACGATAGAAAAGACCTCATCATGGCGTGTCGCGAAGCCTCCTCATAAGTACCGCTACCTCTACCAGCAGCCCAGCGGCCCTGATCAGCTGCGCACTTCCCAGGAAGAGTCGCCCATCACGGAGCTTCTCGACATCTTCCTCCCCAGCCGTCAATTCCGCCAATGGCTCCAGATggccaccaacaccaccatcgaGAGCGCAGATCTCTTAGCTCGTCGCTTCCGCCGAGGTCTGGACTACACCCTGGCCACCGGCCATGAGGGCAAGGCACGCGTCGAGATTAACCTCGGCTTCACCCCTACACCTGGCTGgggcgacgatgaggaagaggagggggaaaaggaagaagccgAGAAGAATcgcaaggaggccaagaccaatggcaagggcaagggcaaggccgttgagaaggatgagcCCGCGCCCAAGGAGGCCGACGAGGTTGGTGGCCAGGAGATCTTCATGTCgggtgacgacgacgccgaTGAGGACGCTGCCGTGTACAAGACGAGCAGCGATGACGAcaacatcctcttcttccaggcTGCTGCTTGGAACAAGATGACCATCGTCCTGCGAGACAGCGGCGCCCTCAAGTTCATCAAGTACGTCAGCAAGAGCGCCAAGGGTGACCGATGGGACATCTCGGGCGCCTTTGAGATCGAGGAGCAGGACGAcagtgacgaggaggaggctgacgCTGGCGAGGGTCCTGCGCCGGACGAGTCTGAGGAGGAGTTCCAGGGCTTCTCGCCCGACGCAGCACAGAGCGATTCTGACTAA
- a CDS encoding Zn(2)-C6 fungal-type domain-containing protein translates to MALAIPSSSHSNHYLFSSGNLVTDPLSSSVPMISVMSYQYPPLPPLSNEMDMAHSGYVPSYTVPSQQQLSSLGMANVHDAPLPSQDHNMGIKGPFSTSSATPLHPPETEAQQQQMVTSGEKKRNKLGYHRTSVACGHCRRRKIRCIPSPSDVQGRCINCIRLKKECSFYPVDQPPPDDSRAKQTSRSSAGPKGSSASSSPAASTSNPTERPKPSKQPFSPSTAQVTPVTAPTVTEAPRNEGFPPEMRVSLPSSTNLPAFEVGNQSVPTWVSADSSQSPTSKTAEPNPTWRSYPAESPMSAQFSPFSVSPASAGWASGSSEPPSREDMAWAQYAPPVRSMSYGGEPMPGHHTPQYHLMAPSRQYERRSSTLSDVYTPAMDGMVPGFEAGTTTSMDTAVPLSAGAVPPTGFETWDQSQTQANYTFPRSSEAYGAWMYGERGRGPHLQAVDASHQLTDNGATAGIYQNR, encoded by the exons ATGGCCCTCGCTATCCCGTCATCCAGTCACTCGAATCACTACCTCTTTAGTTCTGGTAATCTGGTGACGGATCCCCTGTCATCGTCAGTGCCCATGATTTCGGTCATGTCTTACCAATACCCACCTCTGCCTCCTCTCAGTAATGAGATGGACATGGCACATTCAGGCTACGTGCCATCCTACACTGTCCCTTCACAACAGCAGCTCTCTTCCTTGGGTATGGCCAATGTCCATGATGCACCATTGCCCAGTCAAGACCACAACATGGGCATCAAGGGGCCATTTTCAACGTCAAGCGCTACGCCTTTACACCCGCCGGAAACAGAAGCTCAGCAGCAACAGATGGTTACCTCgggggaaaagaagagaaacaAGCTTGGATATCATCGCACCTCGGTAGCTTGTG GCCATTGTCGACGTCGAAAGATCAGATGTATCCCATCCCCATCTGATGTCCAAGGTCGATGCATAAACTGTATCCGTTTGAAGAAGGAATGCAGCTTCTATCCGGTAGACCAGCCACCACCGGACGACTCACGAGCGAAGCAAACTTCTCGATCTTCGGCCGGGCCTAAGGGATCTTCtgcctcatcatcaccagcggCTTCTACTAGCAACCCAACGGAGCGACCTAAACCATCGAAGCAACCTTTCAGCCCATCAACAGCACAAGTGACGCCCGTCACAGCTCCAACAGTTACGGAAGCTCCTAGAAATGAGGGTTTCCCACCTGAAATGAGAG TGTCCTTACCATCGTCGACAAATCTTCCTGCCTTTGAGGTGGGTAACCAAAGTGTACCTACCTGGGTGTCAGCAGACTCATCCCAGAGCCCAACATCGAAAACAGCAGAACCCAATCCGACTTGGCGATCATACCCAGCAGAATCGCCCATGAGTGCCCAGTTCTCCCCATTCTCTGTGTCTCCAGCGTCGGCTGGTTGGGCATCTGGAAGTTCAGAACCCCCCTCTCGCGAAGACATGGCCTGGGCTCAGTACGCGCCCCCAGTACGATCCATGTCCTATGGTGGCGAGCCCATGCCTGGCCATCATACACCCCAGTATCATCTGATGGCCCCCAGCCGACAATATGAGCGGAGATCTTCTACGTTATCCGATGTTTACACTCCCGCGATGGATGGCATGGTTCCGGGATTCGAAGCAGGCACCACAACGAGTATGGATACGGCGGTTCCTCTCTCGGCCGGAGCAGTGCCCCCGACCGGCTTTGAGACTTGGGATCAATCACAAACACAAGCCAACTACACCTTCCCACGAAGTTCAGAGGCCTACGGCGCCTGGATGTACGGGGAGAGGGGACGAGGTCCCCACCTACAGGCGGTTGACGCCAGCCATCAACTCACCGATAATGGGGCCACAGCTGGCATTTACCAGAACCGATAA
- a CDS encoding Ribulose-phosphate 3-epimerase, translating to MAPKTIIAPSILSADFAQFGHDCARTMEQGADWLHVDIMDGHFVPNITFGPPVVAAIRGHVDQPTEALGRGTFDCHMMIAEPKKWVKEFKKAGCNLYCFHYEAAFSSDAESPEQQTDEKTNPKALIRYIHDNGLLAGIAIKPDTSVDVLWEILENAEEQERPDMVLIMTVYPGFGGQKFMASELPKVQALREKYPELNIEVDGGLGPGTIDQAADAGANVIVAGSAVFGAKDPSEVISLLRKSVDDRKAK from the exons ATGGctcccaagaccatcatcgcGCCCTCCATCCTGTCGGCTGACTTTGCTCAGTTCGGCCATGACTGCGCTCGCACCATGGAGCAGGGCGCCGACTGGCTGCACGTCGACATCAT GGACGGCCACTTTGTCCCCAACATCACCTTTGGACCTCCCGTGGTCGCCGCGATCCGAGGCCACGTCGACCAGCCCACCGAGGCACTTGGCAGAGGCACCTTTGACTGCCACATGATGATTGCAGAG CCCAAGAAATGGGTCAAGGAGTTCAAGAAGGCCGGATGCAACCTCTACTGCTTCCACTACGAGGCCGCCTTTTCCAGCGACGCCGAGAGCCCCGAGCAGCAGACCGACGAGAAGACCAACCCCAAGGCGCTGATCCGATATATCCACGACAACGGTTTGCTCGCTGGTATCGCTATTAAGCCCGATACCTCTGTCGACGTGCTGTGGGAGATTTTGGAGAACGCTGAGGAGCAGGAACGACCTGAT ATGGTCCTGATCATGACGGTTTACCCCGGTTTCGGTGGACAAAAGTTCATGGCCTCTGAGCTGCCCAAGGTCCAGGCCCTCCGAGAAAAGTACCCCGAGCTCAACATCGAAGTCGACGGCGGTCTAGGCCCCGGCACGATCGACCAGGCCGCGGATGCCGGTGCCAACGTCATCGTGGCTGGCAGCGCCGTGTTCGGAGCCAAGGACCCCTCCGAGGTCATCTCGCTCCTGCGCAAGTCGGTGGATGACCGCAAGGCAAAGTAA